Part of the Desulfobacterales bacterium genome is shown below.
GATTTTGCCGAAGCGATCAAATCCGAAAAAGCCGCGGAGCTGCTTGCACTGACACCTGAAGCAGCCATCGGTTATTGTGCCCGGTATGCGGCGGATAATATTCTGGCGGGGATCAAAGATGACCTGAAAACGTTCGGCATTACGTTTGACTGCTGGTTCAGCGAGCAGAAACTTTTTGAATCGGGCAGGGTGGAAGCCGTACTCGATGAGTTTCAACGCCGCGGTATTATTTATCAGAAAGATGGTGCCCAGTGGTTCAAAACATCCGATTACGGGGATGAGAAGGATCGGGTCGTGGTCAGGGGAAACGGGGAGACGACCTATTTTGCTTCAGATATCGCCTATCATCAGGATAAATATCGGCGTGGTTTTGACCGGGTGATCGATGTCTGGGGTGCTGACCATCACGGCTATATTCCGAGAATGGCGGCATCTGTCGTAGCGTCCGGGTATAGACAGGATCAGTTTGACGTGATTCTGGTTCATCTGGTCAATCTGCTGAGAGCCGGAGAGCCGGTTGCCATGTCGACCCGCGCCGGAGAATTTGTTACGTTAAAAGATGTGATTAACGAGGTGGGTTCGGATGCTGCACGGTTTATTTTTCTGACCCGTCATTATGAGAGTCCCCTGGATTTTGATCTGGAACTGGCGAAGAAAAAAACCAATGAGAACCCGGTCTATTATGTTCAGTATGTTCATGCCAGAATATCCAGTATTATTCGAAAGGGCATCGAAAACGGAATTGCGCGTATCGAATGGAACGATCCGGCCATCGCCATGCTTCAAGAGCCCGAGGAAATTCAGTTGATCAAATTTCTGAGCCGGTATCCGGAGATCGTTGAAAAAAGCGCAACCCTGATGGAGCCTCACCGGATTACCTATTATCTGATGGAGCTGGCCGC
Proteins encoded:
- the argS gene encoding arginine--tRNA ligase produces the protein MKENIRQRIVDALKHAFESGDLSSSHIPPVEIEEPKIVTYGDFSTNIAMIMASAQKMSPRKIAEIICRHLNDLDQLPEPLIDRTDIAGPGFINFFIRPSAWYPVLRKVHEEGLRFGASDMGRGRKIQVEFVSANPTGPLHVGHGRGAAVGDSVANILSFCGYAVEKEYYINDSGRQINTLGRSVYLRYCELFGQAETFPEDCYQGDYIVDFAEAIKSEKAAELLALTPEAAIGYCARYAADNILAGIKDDLKTFGITFDCWFSEQKLFESGRVEAVLDEFQRRGIIYQKDGAQWFKTSDYGDEKDRVVVRGNGETTYFASDIAYHQDKYRRGFDRVIDVWGADHHGYIPRMAASVVASGYRQDQFDVILVHLVNLLRAGEPVAMSTRAGEFVTLKDVINEVGSDAARFIFLTRHYESPLDFDLELAKKKTNENPVYYVQYVHARISSIIRKGIENGIARIEWNDPAIAMLQEPEEIQLIKFLSRYPEIVEKSATLMEPHRITYYLMELAAAFHSYYSHHRVLTDTPELTLGRLYMIQAIKEVIRNGLTLLGVSAPEKM